In one Blastocatellia bacterium genomic region, the following are encoded:
- a CDS encoding malate dehydrogenase (Catalyzes the reversible oxidation of malate to oxaloacetate) gives MARKKITVVGAGNVGATVAHRLVDKELGDVVLVDIIEGLPQGKALDLAESTPVLGADVRVVGSNGYKETINSDVVVITAGVP, from the coding sequence ATGGCGCGAAAGAAAATCACTGTGGTCGGCGCCGGGAACGTCGGCGCGACGGTCGCCCATCGCCTGGTGGATAAAGAGCTGGGCGATGTCGTCCTCGTTGACATCATCGAGGGATTGCCTCAAGGCAAGGCGCTCGATCTGGCCGAATCCACTCCGGTCCTCGGCGCGGATGTTCGCGTCGTCGGATCCAACGGCTACAAGGAGACGATCAACTCCGACGTCGTCGTCATCACGGCGGGCGTGCC